In Solanum pennellii chromosome 3, SPENNV200, a single window of DNA contains:
- the LOC107014218 gene encoding fruit-specific protein-like produces MASFKQAFLFISLFVAISVYLSWDPSKMQVMALRDLPGDFEEIKGKLFQIDDITTCGHRCKGRSDCKEGFICSTCLKIGKVSYCV; encoded by the exons atggcCTCATTTAAGCAAGCTTTTCTCTTCATTTCTCTCTTTGTTGCAATTTCAG TTTATCTCTCTTGGGATCCAAGTAAAATGCAAGTGATGGCACTACGAGACTTACCTGGTGATTTTGAAGagataaaaggaaaattatttcaaattgatgatattaCGACTTGTGGGCATCGTTGCAAGGGTCGTAGTGATTGCAAAGAAGgttttatttgttcaacttgTCTTAAAATTGGAAAGGTTTCTTATTGCGTATAA